The stretch of DNA CATGTGGAGACACCAGTGTCAACCAATCAGGAGTGAGTGTATCCCTGCTGTGAATTAATCGGGAGTGAGTGTATCCTGTCAGTGCAGTCTGCCTGTAAGCGAGACAAtacaactatattgccaaaagtattttgccacctgccttgactcacatattaaTTTTAAGTGCCACCCCATtcctatcctggagcattcaaagttcctttcactggaactaaggggccaagctggtctcctgaaaaacaaccccacaccataattcctgctCTACCAAATTTCCaccttggcacaatgcagtctgaaacgTACCGTTCTccaggcaacctccaaacccagactcgtccatcagattgccagatggaaaagtgtgattcatcactccagagaaggcgtctccactgttctagagtccagtggcgatgtgctttacaccactgcaccctatgatttgcattggacttggtgaagtatggcttagaagcagctgctcggccatggaaaccaattccatgaagctctctgcatactgtacgtgggctaattggaaggtcacatgaagtttggagctctgtagcaactgactgtgcagaaagtcggcgacctctttgcactaagcGCTTCAGCATCCTCTGACCCCtctttgtcagtttacgtggcctaccactttgtggctgaattgctgttgttcccaaactcttccattttcttatattaaagccaacagttgactttggaatatttaggagcgatgaaatttcatgactggatttgttgcacaggtggcatcctatgacagttccacgctggaaattacTGAGCTcccgagagcggcccattctttcacaaatgtttgtagaaagagtctccatgcctaagtgcttgattttatacacctatggccgggccaagtgattaggacacctgattctgctcatttggatgggtggccaaatacttttggcaatataatgtagtTGACATGAAACCAGCTGTGCGTTTTTGCCTCACTTCCGCCAGCTGGTGTTTTTGTCATTCacatttctattattattattgttattattgttgttgttattacagtTCTGCTAGTTCTTCCCACTTTACACTACCCTATTTGTTTCCGGTCCAGGCCCGATCTGAGTGTGGGGACGGGGCACAGAGCTCCGAGTCTGAGTCCGACTCGGCCTGTGCTATGTATGGTCGAATGGTAGTGCAGCAGGAAGCCCCGCCCACCCCACGATGGTCCCCCTGGTTAGCGGCAGCTGAGTAGAAGCCGTTGTTGAGGAAGTCCAGGTTCTCTCTGGACTGCGAGATGGAGAAGCCGCTAAAGGAGTGTTCCAGCTCGTCGTGGTCTACGGACGGAATGGATGCAGAGGCGTCGCTGTCCAACTTCTCCTCCTCTTGTCTACCTTCTCCATCGGCGCACTCTGCCCCTCTCTCGGGCCTCTCAGCCGCCCCGCGCTCTGCAGCGTTGTGGCGGTGGGAACGGTTCCCGCCGTGTCGTTCTCCTGCTGGAGGCGGCGGAAGTCGAACAAGCGAGGCGTCCCCCTTCGGGCTTGGTGTGTTACCATGGCTGCGCTGAGGAGAGTGAGGGGCCTGCTGGTGAAGGTGGGAGCTGATTGGCTGCCATGAGGTGGAGGGGGTGCAGGTGGCAGTGTTGTAGTTCCTGTGTCCCATAGAACTGCTGGAGCGGACTATCTTCGTCCCAAAATGACTCTTGTCCGTACTGTCGCctggcaacaccctaagaaaacaaaacattttattccAGTTCTGCAAATTTCTGCTGTGGTGTTATGGTGCAGCAGCAGGTACTGACTGGAGGATCTTGTGACTGGACTGGCTCTTCTCAAGCTGCTCCACTGGACTGTGGTAGGGCGGCGCCGGTTCAGGCTCCTTGGATCCAAAGTAGGCGTCTGTCTCTGCCTGAGGGATTCCCATTCGCTGAATGTAGATGTTGACCAAGAAGTCCAGCTTTCTCTCCATGGACAGGACCTGAGGGACACAAAGACAAATGAGAAGTGAAGGTCTGTCACCAGCACAACTTCGAGCAGTCTCACCTGCTTCTCCACCTTCCCCAGTCGTCCCATCATGCTTGGGTCCTCGGGTAGTTCTTCCCCTGCTGCCTTGGGTCGGTCCTTTTCTGTGATTGGTGTTCCTCTGCCCACGATCTGGTCCACTCTGAAACCACGAGAAAAGAAATTCAGACGACCACACGTTGAATAGACGTCGGAAGTCTCGCAAAAGTCTACCTGGACTGAAGGTTCTTGATGCGTGCTAGCATGTCCAGGTGTCCTGCCGAATACTGCTCAATTACATCCATGACGTCATAGGGACGAAGACTCTCTTTAAACTTCCTCTTGGACACCATAAAGCGCATGATACTAGGACAAACAGGAAGTAGGGAGTCAACACTGAGGATGGACTGCTCTCTCTGGACCACACCTGAGTCTTAGATGAACATGCTCAAAAGATTCTACACTTCATTGACATCTTTGATTCTCCTGCATTCTAGATTAAGTCGTATGTGAACTGGCACCTGATGATGATTGTGGATTGGTGTTGTGTTCAACAGCTGTCACTCGAAGACTTGTGTCCAAACGATAAACTGTAGGCTAGAAAGTGTTTGTGGACCGTTTGTCCAGAATTAACTTGTGTTTATAGTCAGTTTGTCGAGAACTGACCGTTTTTGTGACCTGATGGTCAACATTGGACCTAGTTCTAAGTCTGCTTTCTGGGCAGATATGAAAATGATCTGACTCCTTAGTGAATGGGCAACTTTTGGTGGACTGAATGGTGTCTTGTCTTCTGCTGAGAAGGTCCAGCCCCCCTGTCAAACCAGGAACAGTGCTGTCATAAGCAAAAGTATTAAGACAGCTACAGAAAGTGAAAAGTAAATATGATGTGGAGTCTGTGCTTCTAGAACACCTTCCATTCTTCTGGTAGGACTTAGTAAAATATATATGTCAAAATTCACAAAAGTCTTTCACTTAAAACCTCTTTACTCATGCCTTTATGGACACTGCTTTGTGCACTGGAAAAATAAGAGTGTCTTCCTCAAATTGTTCTCAACAAAATGCCCTGTTTATAAAGACCTACGTATGATTCAGGAACAACCTCTGATTGATTACATACACATGTAAAGACTGGCGGAGGTCCAGAGGATGTCTACTAAAGGATAAAGCTGGAAGTGACGTGGCAGCAAACATGGGGCTAAAACTACTACAAAGAAGACATGACAGAGGTGGGAAATAGGAAACAACAACATGGATGCTAGCTAGGACGCTGTGTCTCAATTGGCACACTTgagtcttttgagtgcataagtgcgtCCGCATTGAAAATGCAGTGCACTGTCACTATCCAGATGTTGAATGCAAGTCAAAATGGTGTGTGTGCCCTGCTGGACACTTACAACTCTCAAAAGTTGCCATTTTGGCTATGTTGCGAATGGGGTGGGACTAACAAACAAGTAATTATGCCGCCTCATTTGAAGCATGTGGGTACAGACAAGCAAGGAAAAAGTCATAATCATTTGTAATTATTTTACAATTGAAAAGCGGTGCAAAAATATTGTAGATATTTAAGCAGAGGAAAAGGAAGAGGAGCAACAATATGGACACTACACTGTCAAAATGTGCACACTTAGGAGTAAGTATATACTTATACAAGTGTACGGAAGATGTCTTCCATTGAGACACAGAATGTCTGCTCTTACCCAACAGCTGATGGTGACCTTTGACCCTGGGTGAGCAAAATAAATGAAagcaaaaataaatgaaaaagaataaaaagtaaaCTGACTTCAGTGCAGCAAATAAACAGCAAGCAAAGCGATGATGAAGTGAATAAAATGGACGTGAACGTTCTAGACGAGTCCATACCAAATGGCTCTGATGGTGACCTTTATGCCTGGCGTCAGGTCCTGCGAGACGAACTCGCAGTGACAGCTCTTGTTGTCGTCGGCCAAGTCTTCTCCTGGTAGACTGGCATCTGCAACAGCAACAAGTCACTAGCTATCATGCACATGCGTGTATGCATGGGTGCATGCACGCTAACCTGGTGAGCTCTTCTGTCTGAACTCTTCATCCTGCATCTCTATGAGAACTGACAAGACAAAAATAACCTCAGcaccatcacaacaacaacaagatgaATCATTACACTTGTCCAATGAGAAACAAAGCATCCTCACTTCCTGCCTCCTTTTCTTGTCTCCTACCTTCATTTGTGGAGGTTGAAATGGATCAAAGACTGAAtaagactagtaaggacaaatgacGTAATGAGCTCTGACACACTTACCTTCAGAGTTCTGACGGGAAGCGGCTCCTCGGATCCTGAAGGCCTGTCTGGTTCTGCTGCGTTCTCCAAAGCTCCAGCTCTTAGGGACCTTACTGGGACTGTCCTCCAGACTGGGATCTATGCTTGGGGATCGTCGTAAGGCCTGAACACCCCCAGGGACACCAGGAACTCCAGGAGCAACTCCTGGTCCAACCACTGGGACCACTGGAAAAAAGAAGTAATTGGTTGATCCACTTCCTATCATCCGAAAGACTACCACTTTGTGGACATCACTTACCGTTTTGTGGAGAATTTTTTCCTTTGGTTCCTGAACTGCGTGGAGATGAGAAGACCCTCTCCTTCAGACTTACCTTCTGACTGTGGGGACAGGTCTATGGTCAAAGAGTGCTTGTTTTACTTTCAAACTACTTTTGGACTATACCTAGGAGACTGTTCTGGTTGGACGTCCTTCCTGCAGGTGGACAAAGCAGACACACAATTAAGTACAAAGTCCTCTGTGCTTCACATAGACAATACCAAAAACATCCAACCTGAATGAAAGTCCTGACTTGTTCTTCAGGTTCCTCAGAAGGTCCAGCTGATTGAGGGGAGGAATTAACCTGCACAGACACACGATGACACCTCCTGCTACCACGACCTGATCTTTGTC from Entelurus aequoreus isolate RoL-2023_Sb linkage group LG01, RoL_Eaeq_v1.1, whole genome shotgun sequence encodes:
- the LOC133647405 gene encoding potassium voltage-gated channel subfamily KQT member 2-like isoform X1, whose amino-acid sequence is MVQKSRNGGVFPGAQADQKKLKVGFVGLEAGGTESSRDGALLIAADEGPRRQRSSVSGVRKPPKRNALYRRLQNFLYNVLERPRGWAFIYHAYVFLLVLSCLVLSVFSTIREYEKSSEDALYILEVVTIVVFGVEYMVRIWAAGCCCRYRGWRGRLKFARKPFCVIDIMVLIASISVLAAGTQGNVFATSAIRSLRFLQILRMIRMDRRGGTWKLLGSVVYAHSKELITAWYIGFLCLILASFLVYLAEKEDNEQFETYADALWWGLITLTTIGYGDKFPITWNGRLLAATFTLIGVSFFALPAGILGSGFALKVQEQHRQKHFEKRRNPAAGLIQAAWRVYATNLSRSDLTSTWDYYERTVSVPMYRLIPPLNQLDLLRNLKNKSGLSFRKDVQPEQSPSQKVSLKERVFSSPRSSGTKGKNSPQNVVPVVGPGVAPGVPGVPGGVQALRRSPSIDPSLEDSPSKVPKSWSFGERSRTRQAFRIRGAASRQNSEVLIEMQDEEFRQKSSPDASLPGEDLADDNKSCHCEFVSQDLTPGIKVTIRAICIMRFMVSKRKFKESLRPYDVMDVIEQYSAGHLDMLARIKNLQSRVDQIVGRGTPITEKDRPKAAGEELPEDPSMMGRLGKVEKQVLSMERKLDFLVNIYIQRMGIPQAETDAYFGSKEPEPAPPYHSPVEQLEKSQSSHKILQVLPGDSTDKSHFGTKIVRSSSSMGHRNYNTATCTPSTSWQPISSHLHQQAPHSPQRSHGNTPSPKGDASLVRLPPPPAGERHGGNRSHRHNAAERGAAERPERGAECADGEGRQEEEKLDSDASASIPSVDHDELEHSFSGFSISQSRENLDFLNNGFYSAAANQGDHRGVGGASCCTTIRPYIAQAESDSDSELCAPSPHSDRAWTGNK